The following proteins are encoded in a genomic region of Fusarium oxysporum f. sp. lycopersici 4287 chromosome 1, whole genome shotgun sequence:
- a CDS encoding hypothetical protein (At least one base has a quality score < 10), which yields MSPKSISPVRLMSRRAFRKRAHASDLTIYKETNSTPSVEVSRKRSKRTGPSSFGLHNISHHQRSASHSRYLFTNKAHCSTVSLLSSMADVVQPSEPSALQTYTYIPFTNNFTIRILTLEPGTGNDPLVGHLGFENLDLNPQYEAISYCWGTGGRSSEIICDGKPLPLTESIEGALRRMRHATTQRRLWADQVCINQDDIAERSQQVSLMNAIYKGAKHVLVWLGEDKVGHGQAAMEMVHYLHGVFNNEELHNEFKRAHSEDLLSQDRKPWVPFSNLSRLPWFNRIWIVQEIGTAAPATLCWGDAEIDWEILSSVAGILNTTYHFLRSRFAVFTPNIRYLYQRFVEPEEAYDVNHNRAAFIYELHRARHLLSKDPRDHVYAFLGHFSIHTGSSSLAELVADYSRSIEDIYYDVAVRELSGCESLLLLSACHAIPATYKKRIMERGDVPTWVPDWRVVPLHLMGTPVTPHRASGEYRPQLYIDEETRVLHIYGVRLDRIRRPSWIFWNNAFHFRRNNPFRLPIEGLWRDICGRNQPFNLRQRYRNGESAFFALVQTLTNACIGADRSRPYESIPKDEWLANGAAYLVRALDKPGAVSPEIQELAQTGDGFKWSHEATLVTRYRGFAITFGGWFVVGPDIMQAGDVVVVLYGGRTPFLLRRKDDGTWILVGECYVHGMMNGEVFDLDGVEEEEFAIA from the exons ATGTCCCCTAAGTCTATATCTCCAGTTCGACTAATGAGTCGACGTGCTTTTCGAAAAAGAGCTCATGCTAGTGATTTGACGATCTACAAAGAAACTAATTCCACGCCGTCGGTCGAGGTTTCGCGAAAGCGATCTAAAAGAACTGGGCCTTCAAGTTTCGGTCTGCATAACATttctcaccatcaacgtTCAGCGTCTCATTCTAGGTATCTTTTCACCAATAAGGCTCATTGCTCGACGGTGTCTTTACTATCATCCATGGCCGATGTCGTCCAGCCATCAGAACCGTCAGCTCTACAGACATACACCTATATACCATTCACGAATAACTTTACAATCCGCATTCTCACTCTTGAGCCTGGTACGGGTAATGACCCATTAGTCGGTCATCTCGGTTTCGAGAATCTTGATCTCAACCCACAATATGAAGCCATCTCATATTGCTGGGGCACAGGTGGTCGATCCTCTGAGATTATATGCGATGGGAAACCGCTGCCATTAACGGAGAGCATTGAGGGTGCTCTCCGTCGGATGAGACATGCAACTACACAGCGACGCTTATGGGCGGATCAAGTCTGCATCAACCAGGATGATATTGCCGAACGAAGTCAGCAAGTCAGTCTGATGAATGCTATTTACAAGGGAGCGAAGCACGTCTTGGTATGGCTCGGAGAAGACAAAGTAGGGCATGGGCAGGCGGCTATGGAGATGGTTCACTACCTCCATGGAGTGTTTAATAATGAGGAGCTGCATAATGAATTCAAAAGAGCTCATTCGGAAGATTTATTGAGTCAGGATAGGAAACCTTGGGTGCCGTTCTCAAATCTATCGAGGCTGCCATGG TTTAATCGTATATGGATTGTTCAAGAAATAGGAACAGCAGCTCCGGCAACTCTCTGCTGGGGCGATGCAGAGATCGACTGGGAGATCCTATCGTCAGTTGCAGGCATCTTGAATACGACCTATCACTTCTTACGCTCACGGTTCGCCGTCTTTACACCTAACATCCGATACTTATATCAACGCTTCGTTGAGCCAGAGGAGGCATACGATGTCAACCATAACCGCGCAGCCTTCATATACGAACTTCATCGCGCAAGGCATCTCTTGTCCAAAGACCCTCGAGACCATGTCTATGCTTTTCTCGGCCACTTCTCCATTCACACCGGTAGTTCAAGCCTTGCAGAGCTGGTGGCGGATTATAGCAGATCGATAGAAGATATCTATTACGATGTAGCAGTCAGAGAACTCTCTGGGTGCGAATCACTTCTGCTTTTGTCTGCTTGTCATGCTATACCAGCTACATACAAGAAACGAATTATGGAGAGGGGAGATGTACCAACTTGGGTTCCAGACTGGCGCGTTGTGCCTTTACATCTCATGGGTACACCTGTGACTCCTCATAGAGCATCAGGGGAGTATCGGCCGCAATTATACATCGACGAAGAAACAAGAGTTCTTCACATCTACGGTGTTCGCTTAGATCGTATCCGTCGACCATCATGGATATTCTGGAACAACGCTTTCCACTTCCGTCGCAATAACCCTTTTCGCCTCCCCATCGAGGGTTTATGGCGAGATATCTGTGGTCGAAACCAACCCTTCAACCTACGACAACGCTATCGAAACGGCGAGTCAGCTTTCTTCGCCCTTGTGCAAACACTCACAAACGCGTGTATCGGAGCAGATCGCTCACGGCCGTATGAGAGTATTCCCAAGGATGAGTGGCTCGCCAACGGCGCAGCGTATCTTGTCCGCGCACTAGATAAACCCGGTGCTGTTTCACCAGAGATACAAGAGCTTGCGCAGACGGGAGACGGGTTCAAGTGGAGCCATGAAGCAACGCTCGTTACGCGGTATCGAGGTTTTGCGATAACTTTTGGGGGATGGTTTGTTGTTGGGCCGGATATTATGCAAGCTGGAGATGTGGTTGTTGTGTTGTATGGAGGTAGAACACCGTTCTTGCTAAGAAGAAAGGATGACGGGACGTGGATACTTGTCGGGGAGTGTTATGTTCATGGGATGATGAATGGGGAGGTTTTTGACCTTGATGgggttgaagaggaggagtTTGCTATTGCGTGA